In the genome of Girardinichthys multiradiatus isolate DD_20200921_A chromosome 7, DD_fGirMul_XY1, whole genome shotgun sequence, one region contains:
- the LOC124871339 gene encoding GRIP and coiled-coil domain-containing protein 2, which translates to MEEPGGTTAEAGTPSQAGTPKSKLDTLSKDDLIKYAKKQIAAMQKMKTKCADLEKEVESLRQQSKNTDKSSEDALLIQELTERMDVLLLEKAETQQCLALSRKELERTKQQAKEDLAVLQSEHERVTEDHLRKTKTLECSMEESRNKHLEEVAHFQKLLQEREESDRQRESEREKERKAEHASAKESAEEVRRSLEAQLDTLRAEMKAIQDRSSEEVAQLEENYQRELTKAQQEVENLKEDLTQKTLQHEEEMRTLEEEFETEKDRLMLITEELTEQLALKDSYLQDVQEEDEDPNRDSGIAKMLELSACKQAEPQSNGQETDISKLRTALDDLQSQNTMLQDELTLLSNVNEELQTELERIKEEFQGEREELEFKIHELQMIRDSPSSEPVMKLHPEQQEVKAEVKNTLNMSTDDQNSLNMNEELRFQCEALTRERNSAVAECQHLRDILLSVETELGEKTEDFVQQYNTMKEQGAGRVRDLQEKIEQLNQHRDELLVRMTEITEERNTLKKNMQDLQQKLDDSPAESQKVSSSAEEQTSLEQSVKYLTMQNEEIFSQLKMKENMIQDLKEMVAMLSEERDKIKHLLKLKEDEVQNLNDEKTKEFETLLEEKEREKLLLREDKNKQVESLRKQTDNEVKHLKEEREKMEESLKEKTLVHEETVSSLELRVKDLSTERDDLRQKQEQALSQLSKLQEDGKLLASKLADLEAHLEQRGSEKQQLEEKLKSLTEEADKASASMRLLEENQSIALRKSAEELEELQTRVDELEKERNLLKRSLEETEAEEREEEMQPDLQSHIRDLEKERIMLRANLEEVVKDIEGLQRDLQDMKSVNEKISDENQKLQAQISLAQEEKEEWETKMELTLREQLAEKDSLVSQLRNEISTLQESNAQSASSEENEANETTKKLALLETTIKERDEKMNKIKAVAVKAKKELDNSKKEVAALKEEVTSLKAQREKINTSMKDIIHGAEGYKNLQIDYDGQMEQLDKEREKVEAAERQIAELTKRLSSAVTQNETLSSEKEDHLAGLETLRSSVKQLETKNQELQKQLASLDRDLLAERAIKDQKLKDLSSAMKEVEELTAQLCKQQQQSQQTAQELEQLRKEAQQSSLLDMEMADYERLVKELNGKLTEKDKCVEELKSQIKTLTQTQETHKQEIEALKSQLDQEEEKTMKMKQLLVKTKKDLADAKKQESSLMMQQASLKGELEANQQQLESTKIETCELTAERHRLQEQLRSALEQQQRTSSSLQQRIHSLQQERDTAKTELMATTSEFESYKVRVHNVLKQQKNKTSAQPEGDSGKLEREQLSSQVEQLRSRLSESQQSLQSSIAELQQLQTEHDTLLERHNKILQENVTKEAELRERVLTLQTENVSLRSDLSQAQADLSSQVEARRQTYREQLRKLQDDHRATVETLQGQLSRVEEQLFNMQSQNSAMSGQSSRKPLTSELQRRNTDQNHAGFGTMGFNDLQSMAREEGEGMETTETERSSPKLSPLPTLEQLLTSPDPKQELFVWTVEPTKEELIEKLSTATRSMEHMNSLLHETEATNAVLMEQITLLKSEVRRLERNQEREKSVANLEYLKNVLLQFIFLRSGSERQALLPVIHTMLQLSPEEKSKLAAIAQGEEEGTGSRGSGWTSYLHSWSGIR; encoded by the exons ATGGAG gagCCTGGTGGTACTACAGCTGAGGCTGGGACTCCATCCCAAGCAGGCACCCCCAAGTCAAAG CTGGACACCCTGTCCAAAGACGACCTCATCAAATATGCCAAAAAACAGATAGCTGCCATGCAAAAGATGAAGACCAAATGTGCAG ATTTGGAAAAAGAAGTTGAATCTCTCAGGCAGCAATCCAAAAATACTGACAAAAGTTCAGAGGATGCCTTGTTAATACAG gagCTGACCGAAAGGATGGATGTTTTACTACTGGAGAAAGCAGAAACTCAGCAATGTCTTGCACTCTCACGTAAAGAGCTAGAGAGAACTAAACAGCAAGCCAAG gagGATCTTGCAGTGCTGCAGAGCGAACATGAGCGTGTTACCGAAGACCATCTAAGGAAGACCAAAACTCTGGAGTGCAGCATGGAGGAATCCAGAAACAAACACCTGGAAGAAGTGGCTCATTTCCAGAAATTACTCCAGGAGCGAGAGGAATCTGACAGACAAAGGGAGAGTGAAAGAGAGAAGGAGCGCAAAGCAGAGCATGCCAGTGCTAAAGAGAGTGCAGAAGAAGTTAGACGTTCCTTAGAAGCTCAACTGGACACCCTTCGAGCTGAAATGAAGGCCATCCAAGACAGAAGCTCTGAGGAAGTTGCTCAGTTGGAGGAGAACTACCAAAGGGAGTTGACAAAGGCCCAGCAGGAGGTGGAGAATCTGAAGGAGGACCTCACTCAGAAGACTCTCCAGCATGAGGAGGAAATGAGAACTCTGGAGGAGGAGTTTGAGACCGAGAAGGATCGTCTCATGTTGATCACAGAGGAGCTAACAGAGCAGCTTGCTTTAAAAG ACAGCTACCTGCAAGATGTtcaggaggaagatgaggatcCCAACCGTGATTCCGGGATCGCCAAAATGCTGGAGCTGTCTGCATGCAAACAAGCCGAACCTCAGAGCAATGGACAAGAGACTGATATCAGCAAACTGAGAACGGCACTGGATGATCTTCAGTCTCAGAACACCATGCTACAGGACGAGCTCACCCTGCTCAGCAATGTGAACGAGGAGCTCCAGACCGAGCTGGAGAGGATCAAAGAGGAGTTCCAGGGGGAAAGAGAAGAGCTTGAGTTCAAAATCCATGAGCTTCAGATGATTAGAGACAGTCCTTCCTCTGAACCTGTGATGAAGCTTCATCCTGAGCAACAAGAAGTCAAAGCAGAAGTAAAAAACACCCTTAACATGTCAACGGATGACCAGAACTCCCTAAATATGAACGAGGAGCTGAGATTCCAATGTGAGGCCTTAACCAGAGAACGAAACTCTGCCGTAGCTGAGTGCCAACACCTGAGAGACATACTTCTAAGTGTGGAGACAGAGTTGGGTGAGAAGACCGAAGATTTTGTCCAGCAGTACAACACCATGAAAGAACAGGGAGCTGGCAGGGTGCGAGACCTTCAGGAGAAGATCGAGCAGCTGAATCAACACAGAGATGAGCTGTTAGTGAGGATGACTGAAATTACAGAGGAGAGAAACACTCTGAAGAAGAATATGCAAGACCTTCAGCAAAAACTAGATGATTCCCCAGCTGAAAGCCAGAAAGTTTCTTCTTCGGCAGAGGAACAAACTTCTTTAGAGCAGTCTGTGAAGTACCTGACTATGCAGAACGAGGAGATCTTCTCCCAGCTAAAGATGAAAGAGAACATGATTCAAGACCTGAAAGAAATGGTCGCCATGCTTTCTGAAGAGcgagataaaataaaacatctgctGAAGCTCAAAGAAGATGAAGTGCAAAATTTAAACGAcgagaaaacaaaagaatttGAGACGTTGTTGGAggagaaagaaagggaaaaactTCTACTTCGAGAGGACAAAAATAAGCAGGTGGAAAGcttgagaaaacaaacagacaatGAGGTGAAACATCTAAAGGAGGAAAGAGAAAAGATGGAAGAAAGTCTGAAGGAGAAGACGTTAGTTCATGAGGAGACAGTTTCCAGTTTGGAGCTGAGAGTCAAAGATCTCTCCACAGAGAGGGATGATCTCCGTCAGAAACAGGAGCAGGCTTTATCACAGCTTTCTAAGCTTCAGGAAGATGGGAAGCTTCTGGCCTCCAAGCTGGCAGACCTGGAGGCTCACCTGGAACAAAGGGGAtctgaaaagcaacaattagAGGAAAAGTTGAAGTCACTAACAGAGGAGGCTGACAAAGCCAGCGCCTCTATGAGGCTGCTGGAGGAAAATCAATCCATAGCACTTAGAAAGTCAGCTGAGGAGCTAGAAGAACTTCAGACTCGGGTTGATGAGCTCGAAAAGGAGAGAAATCTATTAAAGAGAAGCCTTGAAGAGACAGAAGCCGAGGAAAGAGAGGAAGAGATGCAACCAGACTTACAGTCTCACATCAGAGACCTGGAAAAGGAGCGAATCATGTTGAGAGCCAACCTCGAGGAGGTTGTAAAGGATATAGAGGGACTGCAGAGAGATCTCCAAGATATGAAATCAGTTAATGAGAAGATTAGTGATGAGAACCAGAAACTCCAGGCTCAAATTTCCCTGGCTCAAGAAGAGAAGGAGGAGTGGGAAACAAAGATGGAGCTGACGCTCAGAGAGCAACTGGCAGAGAAGGACTCTCTAGTTTCACAGCTGAGGAATGAAATTTCCACTCTCCAG gaATCTAATGCCCAATCTGCTTCCTCAGAGGAAAACGAAGCCAATGAAACAACCAAGAAATTGG CTCTCCTAGAGACCACAATCAAAGAAAGGGATGAGAAGATGAACAAAATCAAGGCAGTCGCAGTTAAAGCAAAGAAGGAGCTGGACAACAGCAAGAAAGAG gttGCAGCCCTGAAGGAGGAAGTGACATCACTAAAAGCGCAGCGTGAAAAGATAAACACGTCGATGAAAGATATCATTCATGGGGCAGAAGGATACAAG aaCCTGCAGATAGATTACGACGGGCAAATGGAGCAACTGGATAAGGAGAGGGAGAAGGTGGAGGCGGCGGAGAGACAGATCGCTGAGCTGACCAAGAGACTCAGCAGTGCTGTCACACAG AACGAGACGCTGAGCAGTGAGAAGGAGGATCACCTGGCCGGTTTGGAGACCTTGAGGAGCTCAGTGAAGCAGCTGGAGACCAAGAACCAGGAGCTGCAGAAACAGCTGGCGAGCCTGGACAGAGACCTGCTGGCTGAGAGAGCCATTAAAGATCAAAAGCTTAAG GATTTGTCGTCTGCTATGAAGGAGGTGGAGGAGCTGACAGCACAGCTCTGCAAGCAACAGCAGCAGTCTCAGCAGACCGCCCAGGAGCTGGAGCAGCTACGCAAG GAGGCCCAGCAGAGCTCCCTGCTGGACATGGAGATGGCCGATTACGAACGTCTGGTGAAGGAACTCAATGGAAAACTAACAGAGAAAGACAAGTGTGTAGAGGAGTTAAAATCCCAGATTAAGACGCTCACCCAGACACAGGAGACCCACAAGCAGGAAATTG AGGCTTTGAAGTCTCAGCTGGaccaggaggaggagaaaaCCATGAAGATGAAACAGCTGCTGGTGAAAACCAAGAAAGATTTGGCAGATGCTAAGAaacag GAAAGCTCTCTCATGATGCAGCAGGCGTCTCTGAAAGGAGAGCTGGAAGCTAACCAACAACAGCTCGAAAGCACTAAG ATTGAGACGTGTGAGCTGACAGCTGAGCGCCACCGTCTACAGGAGCAGCTGAGGTCTGCTTTGGAGCAGCAACAGAGAACCAGCAGCTCCCTGCAGCAGCGCATCCACAGTCTGCAGCAAGAAAGAGACACTGCCAAG ACTGAGCTCATGGCTACAACAAGTGAGTTTGAGAGTTACAAGGTGCGAGTCCACAACGTGCTGAAACAGCAGAAGAATAAAACCAGTGCCCAGCCTGAAGGAGACTCTGGCAAACTGGAGAG GGAGCAGTTGTCCTCTCAGGTTGAACAGCTGAGGAGCAGACTGTCGGAGAGCCAACAGAGCCTCCAGAGCAGCATAGCcgagctgcagcagctccagaCTGAGCACGACACTCTCCTGGAGAGGCACAACAAAATCCTGCAGGAAAACGTTACCAAAGAGGCTGAGCTCCGTGAGAG GGTTTTGACATTACAGACAGAGAATGTCTCCTTAAGGTCAGACCTGTCCCAGGCTCAGGCTGACCTGTCGTCCCAGGTTGAGGCCCGGCGGCAAACCTACAGGGAGCAGCTTAGGAAGCTGCAGGATGACCACCGGGCCACCGTGGAGACCCTGCAGGGACAACTGAGCCGCGTCGAGGAGCAGCTTTTCAACATGCAGAGCCAGAACA gTGCGATGTCGGGCCAGTCCAGCCGTAAGCCTCTGACATCAGAACTTCAGCGGAGAAACACTGATCAGAACCACGCAGGGTTTGGAACGATGGGTTTCAACGACCTGCAGTCGATGGCCAGGGAGGAAGGAGAAGGCATGGAGACCACTGAGACCGAAAGATCTTCCCCAAAACTCAGCCCCCTGCCCACTCTGGAGCAGCTACTCACATCCCCAGATCCCAAACAAG AGCTTTTTGTGTGGACAGTGGAGCCGACCAAGGAAGAGCTGATTGAGAAGCTGAGCACAGCCACCCGCAGCATGGAGCACATGAACAGCCTCCTGCATGAAACTGAGGCCACCAACGCTGTTCTCATGGAGCAGATCACT